From the genome of Gemmatimonadaceae bacterium, one region includes:
- a CDS encoding DUF4956 domain-containing protein encodes MIVLKQIIDIMTQGSDRPLRRLFAYYAVVAVVVAVLWYLFPDIIRQVAGKSVDTAAGSPQLLPDALVADERGVAGFGAGSLGEVSIVTLLILLGTIVLMLPVSWVYMSARPIPGHSQALVQTLIILPIVVAGIIIVVQNSLALAFSLAGVVGAVRFRTNLRDTRDLVFVFLSIGVGFAAGVQSLAVGAIVSIVFNLLLLLTWRYDYGRNILTPTASSQWAGPLESLASQTGAHEIPDRDLVLSLTPEKADVLADRFDRVRKVIGSKSKKPRYNAVLTISTDYVPEAQAQAEMVLQKLTKRWKLDEVVQNTGKPSQIYYLLRLKKTVPRDEVLTAIHNNSDGMIASADLELAEPLQSQDGKKS; translated from the coding sequence ATGATCGTGCTCAAGCAGATCATAGATATCATGACACAGGGCTCCGACCGTCCCCTGCGACGACTATTTGCCTACTATGCAGTCGTCGCCGTGGTCGTCGCTGTTCTATGGTATTTGTTCCCCGACATAATTCGCCAGGTCGCGGGGAAAAGTGTAGACACGGCGGCAGGTAGCCCGCAGCTCCTCCCCGACGCGCTCGTGGCCGATGAACGAGGCGTTGCCGGATTTGGTGCCGGTTCGCTGGGGGAGGTCTCGATCGTCACACTCCTCATTCTCCTTGGCACGATCGTGCTGATGCTGCCCGTTTCGTGGGTCTACATGTCGGCGCGCCCGATACCGGGTCACAGTCAGGCTCTGGTCCAGACGCTGATCATACTGCCGATCGTCGTCGCTGGAATCATCATCGTGGTGCAGAACAGCCTGGCTCTCGCCTTCAGCCTCGCCGGCGTCGTTGGTGCAGTGCGATTCCGGACGAATCTGCGTGACACGCGTGATCTCGTGTTCGTCTTCCTCAGCATCGGCGTCGGGTTCGCCGCGGGAGTACAGTCACTTGCCGTGGGAGCGATCGTCTCGATCGTCTTCAACCTTCTGCTGCTTCTCACCTGGCGGTACGACTACGGCAGAAACATCCTCACGCCTACCGCCTCCTCGCAGTGGGCTGGGCCCTTGGAGAGTCTTGCCAGCCAGACTGGTGCACACGAGATCCCCGACCGTGATCTCGTCCTCTCGCTGACGCCTGAGAAGGCCGATGTGCTGGCGGACCGTTTCGACCGCGTGCGCAAGGTCATCGGGAGTAAGAGCAAGAAGCCCCGCTACAACGCTGTGCTGACCATCAGCACGGACTATGTCCCGGAAGCGCAGGCTCAGGCAGAGATGGTGCTCCAGAAGCTGACGAAACGTTGGAAGCTCGACGAGGTCGTGCAGAATACCGGAAAGCCTTCGCAGATCTATTATCTGCTGCGCCTGAAGAAGACTGTACCGCGGGACGAAGTGCTGACTGCAATTCACAACAACTCCGACGGCATGATCGCATCGGCGGATCTCGAGCTTGCGGAGCCGCTTCAGAGTCAGGACGGGAAAAAGTCTTGA
- a CDS encoding DUF47 family protein has protein sequence MKLIPRDEQFYDMFLAVAQRLTGSATLLHEVFKNPAALEENVARIKALEHEADNLTHDVVDRIDTTFVTPFDREDIHELARALDDVVDLIDGAARRTAIFHIKEATPFGVTLSDVLMRSARCIEETVAKMKDPKVVHAGNRQLKLLEEEGDAIYHDALEGLFAQTTDAILVIKWKELYDKIEDAIDHCEDVGSVLRSISLKNA, from the coding sequence TTGAAGCTCATTCCACGTGACGAACAGTTTTACGACATGTTCCTGGCCGTTGCGCAGCGGCTCACTGGCTCGGCAACGCTGCTTCATGAGGTGTTCAAGAACCCCGCGGCGCTGGAGGAGAACGTTGCGCGGATCAAGGCGCTCGAGCACGAAGCCGACAATCTCACGCACGATGTGGTCGACCGCATCGACACGACGTTCGTCACGCCCTTCGACCGCGAAGACATCCACGAGCTGGCCCGAGCGCTGGACGACGTCGTCGATCTGATCGACGGCGCGGCGCGCCGGACGGCCATCTTTCACATCAAGGAAGCGACACCGTTCGGCGTCACGCTGTCCGACGTCCTGATGCGCTCGGCCCGTTGCATCGAAGAAACCGTCGCGAAGATGAAGGATCCAAAGGTGGTTCATGCCGGCAATCGCCAACTGAAGCTGCTGGAAGAGGAGGGAGACGCGATCTATCACGACGCGCTCGAGGGCCTGTTCGCGCAGACTACCGATGCGATTCTCGTCATCAAGTGGAAGGAGCTGTACGACAAGATCGAGGACGCCATCGACCACTGCGAAGACGTCGGCAGCGTTCTGCGCAGCATCTCACTCAAGAACGCATAA
- a CDS encoding inorganic phosphate transporter, giving the protein MLSYVVAIIVVALVFDFINGFHDSANSIATIVGTRVLNPVAAVIWAAFFNFIAAFFFTTAVAKAIGKGLIDLNIVTPSVILAGLLGAIVWDLITWAYGIPSSSSHALIGGYAGAAIAKAGMAAILWGKKWIETLSFIVVSPLFGFTLGFLLMVLVYWTFSRTSPSRVNKVFKRGQLLSSAMFSLAHGSNDAQKTMGIIVGLLVSVEPLLAKETGWLARLYVPNADNIPLWVVLSAHTAIALGTLFGGWRIVHTMGSRITKLRPVGGFCAEGAGAISIIMATNLGIPVSTTHTITGAIVGVGATNRLSAVRWGVAGRIVWAWVLTIPASGLIAAGCYYLLAAFVSV; this is encoded by the coding sequence GTGCTTTCCTACGTAGTCGCGATCATCGTCGTGGCTCTTGTCTTCGATTTCATCAACGGGTTTCACGATTCGGCGAACTCAATCGCTACGATCGTCGGCACGCGCGTGCTGAATCCTGTTGCGGCTGTGATCTGGGCGGCATTCTTCAATTTCATCGCGGCGTTTTTCTTCACGACGGCCGTGGCCAAAGCGATCGGCAAGGGCCTGATCGATTTGAACATCGTGACCCCGAGTGTCATCCTGGCGGGCCTGCTCGGGGCAATCGTGTGGGATCTCATCACGTGGGCGTACGGGATTCCGTCGAGCTCGTCGCACGCGCTCATTGGCGGGTATGCCGGCGCGGCGATAGCCAAGGCGGGAATGGCCGCGATCCTGTGGGGTAAGAAATGGATCGAGACGCTCTCCTTCATTGTTGTCTCGCCGCTGTTCGGCTTCACTCTCGGCTTTTTGCTGATGGTCCTCGTCTACTGGACGTTCAGCCGAACGAGTCCCTCGCGAGTCAATAAGGTTTTCAAACGCGGGCAGCTCCTGAGCTCGGCAATGTTTTCTCTGGCACACGGCAGCAATGACGCGCAGAAGACGATGGGCATCATCGTCGGCCTCCTGGTCTCCGTCGAGCCGCTTCTCGCAAAGGAGACGGGCTGGCTGGCCCGTCTTTACGTTCCGAACGCCGATAACATTCCTCTCTGGGTCGTCCTTTCGGCACACACGGCGATCGCGCTGGGAACTTTGTTTGGCGGCTGGCGAATCGTCCACACGATGGGCTCACGCATCACCAAGCTGAGGCCGGTTGGCGGCTTCTGCGCAGAGGGTGCCGGTGCCATCAGCATAATCATGGCGACAAACCTCGGGATTCCGGTCAGCACAACGCACACGATTACTGGTGCGATAGTCGGGGTCGGAGCGACCAACCGGCTCAGCGCGGTGAGATGGGGTGTGGCGGGCAGGATCGTATGGGCATGGGTTCTGACGATTCCCGCATCCGGGCTTATCGCCGCAGGGTGCTATTACCTGCTCGCCGCGTTCGTGTCGGTGTAA